One window of Psychrobacillus sp. FSL H8-0483 genomic DNA carries:
- a CDS encoding MarR family transcriptional regulator — translation MNPLIHELFQKSRFLSYEVNITLKKHDLYSSQWSVLNCIQIHRKMTLTQIWKYLNVEAPTITRTVNRLADLGWLEITPGKDRREKFVQLSARAIQDFPAIKASVMEFEDRMVSNLSNEEEKLLLELLQKIK, via the coding sequence ATGAATCCACTTATTCATGAACTTTTTCAGAAATCACGTTTCTTATCCTATGAAGTAAATATCACTTTAAAAAAACACGACCTTTACTCTTCCCAATGGTCTGTTTTAAATTGTATTCAAATACATAGGAAAATGACTTTAACTCAAATTTGGAAATATTTAAACGTGGAAGCTCCCACTATTACCCGAACAGTTAATCGATTGGCTGATCTTGGATGGTTAGAAATTACGCCTGGAAAAGATCGACGTGAAAAATTTGTTCAATTGTCCGCAAGAGCTATACAAGATTTCCCAGCAATAAAAGCATCTGTGATGGAGTTTGAAGATCGAATGGTCTCTAACCTTTCAAATGAAGAGGAGAAACTCTTATTAGAGCTTTTACAAAAAATAAAGTAA
- a CDS encoding SRPBCC domain-containing protein has product MENKLEDIIQTVVINAPIQKVWETVSTSEGIADWFMPNDFQLELGHEFHIQSPFGPSPCKVTEVNPPNKLSFIWDTDGWIVSFILKEIGDKTEFTLIHGGWKQSTDIITKPNEDSAVIRERMAYGWEGIVQGRLRKVVEN; this is encoded by the coding sequence ATGGAAAATAAACTAGAAGATATTATACAAACCGTTGTAATAAATGCACCAATTCAAAAAGTGTGGGAAACCGTATCAACTTCAGAAGGTATAGCAGACTGGTTCATGCCAAATGACTTCCAACTAGAATTGGGACATGAGTTTCACATTCAATCACCTTTTGGTCCATCACCTTGTAAAGTAACAGAAGTAAACCCTCCAAATAAACTTTCTTTTATTTGGGACACAGATGGTTGGATTGTATCATTTATTTTAAAAGAGATTGGTGACAAAACTGAGTTCACTCTTATTCATGGTGGGTGGAAACAATCAACTGACATTATCACAAAACCCAATGAGGATAGTGCTGTAATTCGTGAAAGAATGGCTTATGGCTGGGAAGGTATTGTTCAAGGTCGTCTAAGAAAGGTTGTTGAAAACTAA
- a CDS encoding serine hydrolase — MGNNLIEKIVNIQKEIQFSGSTFVKQGKTVLAQSCFGYANRADQIENVVGTRYGIASGCKIFTAVAIGQLVEKGRLSFETKLNECLDLSFPHYHEDITVHHLLTHTSGIPDYFDEETMDDFEELWIEKPMYHMRRLQDFLPLFQNEQMKCNPGEKFHYNNAGFIVLGLIVEKLSGLVFTDYIQKYIFEKAGMENSGYFALDSLPGKTAIGYIDNEDGSWKTNMYSLPIQGGSDGGAFVTVEDMESFWDSLINHKLLSKSTTNKLLTPYAQEEDGDYYGYGVWIKKKEENVYKYHVMGYDPGVSFHSAYYPTSDIRVVVCANKSKGAYKVMSEIEKSC, encoded by the coding sequence ATGGGAAATAATTTAATTGAGAAGATAGTCAATATACAAAAAGAAATTCAATTTTCGGGGTCTACGTTTGTTAAACAGGGGAAAACAGTACTTGCTCAGTCTTGTTTTGGTTACGCTAATCGTGCTGATCAAATTGAAAATGTAGTGGGAACGCGATATGGAATTGCTTCGGGATGTAAAATCTTTACTGCGGTTGCTATAGGCCAGTTAGTAGAGAAGGGGAGATTATCTTTCGAGACAAAGTTAAATGAATGTTTAGATCTATCGTTTCCTCATTATCATGAAGATATTACTGTACATCATCTTTTAACGCATACTTCAGGTATTCCAGACTACTTTGACGAAGAGACTATGGATGACTTTGAAGAGTTATGGATAGAAAAACCAATGTATCATATGCGACGACTTCAAGATTTTCTGCCGTTATTTCAAAACGAACAGATGAAATGTAATCCAGGGGAAAAATTTCACTATAATAATGCAGGGTTTATTGTGTTAGGTTTAATAGTTGAAAAGTTGAGTGGACTCGTTTTTACAGACTATATACAAAAATATATTTTTGAAAAAGCAGGAATGGAGAATTCAGGTTATTTTGCTTTGGATTCTCTACCTGGAAAAACGGCAATTGGTTATATTGATAACGAAGATGGTAGTTGGAAAACAAATATGTATTCACTCCCAATACAAGGTGGATCTGATGGTGGAGCTTTCGTAACTGTAGAGGATATGGAGTCATTTTGGGACTCTCTTATTAATCATAAACTCCTAAGCAAATCCACGACAAATAAGTTACTCACTCCTTATGCACAGGAAGAAGATGGGGACTATTATGGTTACGGTGTGTGGATAAAGAAAAAAGAAGAGAACGTCTATAAGTATCACGTAATGGGATATGATCCAGGAGTAAGCTTTCACTCCGCGTATTACCCTACTTCAGACATAAGAGTTGTAGTATGTGCAAACAAATCCAAAGGTGCCTATAAAGTTATGAGTGAAATAGAAAAATCCTGCTGA
- a CDS encoding DHHA1 domain-containing protein, with the protein MTNKLYYKDAYLQSFSAKIVDQKQNYVVLSDTAFYPTGGGQPHDFGHLNGVAVTNVEVVDGEIRHFLVEALPENTFEVEGIIDWKRRFDHMQQHTGQHILTAAFDNLFGFKTVSFHLGKDTATIDLDISAVSEQQLKEVELHANQIILENHPIETKWVTEKELDQFALRKTTTVKEDIRLVIIPEFDYNACGGTHPKETGQVGLIKILQTEKQKHLTRVEFVCGERVITHLHRKQQVILDLISTLSSPEEKLGEAVRTLLENGKSTDKQVSELKEVLLKYEAKELIEKEQGSIITSAFQNRSIQELQRLAKILVAESPETLCLLVSENDGRIQIVAAKGNSVKQSMKELITSLLPLFNGKGGGNDTMAQGGGEALLSSEQLLTKSLEFIQS; encoded by the coding sequence ATGACAAATAAACTATATTATAAAGATGCTTATTTACAATCATTTTCAGCAAAAATAGTGGATCAGAAACAGAATTATGTTGTCCTTTCAGATACAGCTTTCTATCCTACGGGTGGAGGCCAACCTCATGATTTTGGTCACCTAAATGGTGTTGCAGTTACGAACGTAGAGGTAGTAGATGGGGAGATAAGACACTTTCTTGTAGAGGCGCTACCTGAGAATACCTTTGAAGTGGAAGGAATAATCGATTGGAAAAGACGCTTTGACCATATGCAGCAGCATACAGGTCAACATATTTTAACCGCTGCTTTTGACAATCTTTTTGGATTTAAAACAGTTAGTTTCCACTTAGGAAAAGATACTGCGACCATCGATTTAGATATTAGTGCAGTTTCAGAGCAACAATTAAAAGAGGTGGAACTACACGCTAATCAAATCATCTTGGAAAATCATCCTATCGAAACAAAGTGGGTTACAGAAAAAGAGCTCGACCAATTCGCACTTCGAAAAACAACAACTGTGAAGGAGGATATCCGACTCGTCATTATTCCAGAATTCGATTACAATGCTTGCGGAGGTACACATCCAAAAGAAACAGGACAAGTTGGTCTCATTAAGATTTTACAAACAGAGAAGCAAAAACATTTGACTCGAGTGGAATTCGTATGTGGTGAGAGAGTTATTACACATTTACATCGAAAACAACAAGTGATCCTAGATTTAATTAGCACATTAAGCTCGCCTGAAGAAAAGTTAGGTGAGGCAGTAAGAACTTTATTAGAAAATGGGAAATCAACAGATAAGCAAGTATCGGAATTGAAGGAAGTACTTCTAAAATACGAAGCAAAAGAATTAATAGAAAAAGAACAAGGATCAATCATTACGTCGGCTTTCCAGAATCGTTCTATTCAAGAACTTCAAAGACTAGCAAAAATACTTGTAGCAGAGTCCCCCGAAACACTGTGTTTACTTGTTTCAGAAAATGATGGACGCATACAAATAGTCGCGGCTAAAGGAAATTCTGTGAAACAAAGTATGAAGGAACTTATAACAAGCTTGCTTCCTCTCTTCAATGGAAAAGGTGGCGGCAATGATACGATGGCTCAAGGCGGCGGAGAAGCTCTATTATCTAGCGAACAACTATTAACAAAATCGCTCGAATTTATTCAATCATAA
- the murE gene encoding UDP-N-acetylmuramyl-tripeptide synthetase yields the protein MELTKLMKHIPILEVKNAQHINITGLAYNSRKVEKGQVFVCVKGFKTDGHQYAGQAVENGAVALVVEDFIEGLAVPQYKVESGRLALATLADAFYDHPTRKLKTIGITATNGKTSTSFMTNAILENHDLKTGLMGTVVVKIGDYAEPSELTTPESLDLQRFYAQMVEEGVTHATMEVSSSALELNRVGCVDFDIVTLNNISREHIDLHSSFENYFEHKSSLIRNAGADKIAILNLDDAYSASLVNQTKAKVITVGVKEQSADVICTNLDLSTGRAKFTVNITKDLATADVVIPKQQFNIELSTPGFHSVYNSMVSIVIGLLCEVPVSTIQNSLSEFVGVERRFEIIFEDDFKIIDDHFANSGNIDITLGTLEKMDFNRVSLVYAIRGDRGVTVNKENAEAIARWAPKLGIHEVIATLSRSHVTQKDVVSDAELAIFKEVMDEKGISVHLYEELPEAIEHSLNEIADGDLLLLAGCQGMDYGAKIALEQLETIRPDMDKKKLFQPLQKRVAGNS from the coding sequence ATGGAATTAACAAAATTAATGAAGCATATACCTATTTTAGAAGTCAAAAATGCTCAACATATAAATATCACAGGACTCGCATACAACTCACGTAAAGTAGAAAAAGGACAAGTATTTGTATGCGTAAAAGGATTCAAAACGGATGGTCATCAATATGCTGGACAAGCAGTTGAAAATGGAGCAGTAGCACTTGTTGTAGAGGACTTTATAGAAGGTTTAGCAGTTCCTCAGTATAAAGTGGAAAGCGGACGTCTTGCACTTGCGACACTTGCAGATGCGTTTTATGATCATCCAACTCGAAAATTAAAAACAATTGGAATTACTGCAACAAACGGAAAGACTTCTACTTCCTTTATGACCAATGCTATTTTAGAGAATCATGATCTGAAAACGGGATTAATGGGAACGGTTGTTGTAAAAATCGGTGATTATGCGGAGCCTTCTGAACTAACAACGCCAGAATCTCTTGATTTGCAACGTTTTTACGCGCAAATGGTAGAAGAAGGGGTCACTCATGCTACGATGGAGGTTTCTTCTTCTGCACTGGAATTAAATAGAGTAGGTTGTGTCGATTTTGATATTGTCACTTTAAATAATATTAGCCGTGAGCATATCGATTTACATTCGTCGTTTGAAAATTATTTTGAACATAAATCCAGTTTAATTCGCAATGCTGGAGCAGATAAAATTGCTATATTAAATCTAGATGATGCGTATTCAGCTTCGCTTGTGAATCAAACAAAAGCGAAAGTTATTACAGTTGGTGTAAAAGAACAATCTGCAGATGTTATTTGTACAAATTTGGATTTATCCACGGGACGAGCAAAGTTTACGGTAAATATCACGAAGGACTTAGCAACAGCAGACGTGGTTATTCCAAAACAACAATTTAACATAGAGCTTTCTACACCTGGTTTCCACTCTGTCTATAATTCAATGGTTAGCATCGTCATCGGATTATTATGTGAAGTGCCGGTGTCAACAATTCAAAATAGCTTATCTGAGTTTGTCGGGGTTGAACGTCGTTTTGAAATCATTTTTGAGGACGATTTTAAAATCATTGATGATCACTTCGCAAACAGTGGGAATATAGATATCACGCTTGGTACATTAGAAAAAATGGATTTTAACCGTGTTTCACTTGTGTATGCAATTCGTGGTGATCGTGGAGTTACGGTAAATAAAGAAAACGCAGAAGCAATTGCAAGATGGGCTCCTAAACTAGGAATTCATGAAGTCATTGCAACGCTTAGTCGGTCTCATGTTACACAAAAGGATGTCGTTTCAGATGCGGAGCTTGCAATATTTAAAGAGGTAATGGATGAAAAAGGAATAAGTGTTCATTTATATGAAGAATTGCCAGAAGCAATTGAGCATAGCCTGAACGAAATAGCGGATGGGGATCTTTTACTGCTAGCCGGTTGCCAAGGAATGGACTATGGTGCAAAAATCGCATTAGAACAATTAGAAACCATTCGACCAGACATGGACAAAAAGAAATTATTCCAACCACTTCAAAAGCGTGTAGCTGGAAATTCTTAA
- a CDS encoding ASCH domain-containing protein encodes MNQQAQNYWNSFWKGKEKPSFVTAWQFGGNPDELAQLVKNGVKSATCSGHIFYEIEKEPLPKVDDYSIILNSKDEPICMIRTSEVTVIPMNEVPEEFAYAEGEGDRSYNYWRNVHIKFFTKELEEVGLGFSDDMLLVCERFELIDIK; translated from the coding sequence ATGAATCAACAAGCACAAAATTATTGGAATAGTTTTTGGAAAGGAAAAGAAAAACCGTCATTTGTTACAGCATGGCAGTTTGGTGGAAATCCAGATGAACTAGCGCAGCTTGTTAAGAATGGAGTGAAATCCGCGACGTGCTCCGGGCATATATTTTACGAAATAGAAAAAGAGCCTCTACCTAAAGTAGATGACTATAGTATTATCCTTAATAGCAAAGATGAACCTATTTGTATGATTCGAACTTCCGAGGTAACCGTAATTCCTATGAACGAAGTACCCGAAGAATTCGCTTACGCAGAAGGTGAAGGAGACCGTTCATACAATTATTGGAGAAATGTACATATTAAATTTTTTACAAAGGAACTAGAAGAAGTAGGGTTGGGGTTTTCAGATGATATGCTACTCGTTTGTGAACGTTTTGAATTGATTGACATTAAATAA
- a CDS encoding DUF4003 family protein: protein MINQKIEETFSLLKKAVGWGVDKRVTLSLAGYYVILEKKFDEKRFKDMEACIKKKAGIFSPLRSHLHPLFVATLDAGGLDPEQAVDLLLEKVEALKKSSFKVNSYTYLAALLMSDEKEAWAEEMTRAQQLMTDMKKHHRFLTSSDDYPYAMFLGKLDGDTVVRAESMNRYYQDLRNHKFYSGNELQWMSQVLTYSSPDYDEDLVARAVIIRDGLKSVKIKTNGSQYPMIGFMAVLKMTEEQLNAIVSTYESLASMKLFAWYKESAFPIALGWEMRSSKDTYTTAAISMATSLEMLLQAQQAMMISAIAATSVAATSSD from the coding sequence ATGATCAATCAAAAGATAGAAGAGACATTCAGCTTACTAAAAAAAGCAGTAGGTTGGGGTGTGGACAAACGAGTGACATTATCGCTCGCAGGATATTACGTAATTTTAGAGAAAAAGTTTGATGAAAAAAGATTCAAGGACATGGAAGCCTGTATTAAAAAGAAAGCAGGAATATTTTCACCGTTGCGTTCTCATTTACATCCACTTTTTGTTGCTACACTAGATGCAGGGGGTCTAGATCCCGAGCAAGCAGTTGATCTTTTATTGGAAAAAGTAGAGGCGTTAAAAAAGTCTTCCTTTAAAGTAAATAGCTATACGTATCTCGCTGCTTTACTGATGTCCGATGAGAAAGAAGCTTGGGCAGAAGAGATGACACGTGCGCAGCAACTGATGACGGACATGAAAAAACATCATCGATTTTTAACTTCCAGCGATGATTATCCATATGCGATGTTTTTAGGAAAACTAGATGGAGATACGGTAGTTCGTGCAGAATCGATGAATCGCTATTATCAAGATCTGCGAAATCATAAGTTTTATTCAGGAAACGAATTACAGTGGATGTCACAAGTCTTAACATATTCAAGTCCTGATTACGATGAAGATTTGGTGGCAAGAGCTGTCATTATTCGAGACGGCTTAAAAAGCGTCAAAATAAAAACTAATGGATCCCAGTATCCAATGATCGGATTTATGGCAGTGTTGAAAATGACTGAAGAACAACTAAATGCAATCGTTTCAACCTATGAATCATTAGCAAGCATGAAATTATTTGCGTGGTACAAGGAAAGCGCATTCCCAATAGCGCTAGGATGGGAAATGAGATCGTCAAAAGATACCTATACAACAGCAGCAATCTCAATGGCAACTTCCCTTGAAATGCTTCTTCAAGCGCAGCAAGCAATGATGATTTCTGCTATTGCAGCAACAAGTGTGGCAGCTACGTCTTCGGACTAG
- a CDS encoding DUF6509 family protein: MNITSYEVEKIKDPTGIIVGDRYELLLGIEVPEDDELFDEQNSLDLRVILAVVETEERIVQYHFLNRSNGKVLDFALEEEEEATVLAFCKQHYNEAI, translated from the coding sequence GTGAATATAACATCCTACGAGGTTGAAAAAATAAAAGATCCGACAGGTATCATAGTGGGAGATCGATACGAACTATTATTGGGTATCGAAGTACCGGAAGATGACGAGTTATTTGACGAACAAAATTCATTAGATTTACGAGTTATTTTAGCAGTAGTAGAGACGGAAGAACGTATCGTGCAATACCATTTCTTAAACCGAAGCAACGGCAAAGTATTAGATTTTGCCTTAGAAGAGGAAGAAGAAGCAACCGTACTTGCTTTTTGTAAACAACATTATAACGAAGCAATATAA
- a CDS encoding MFS transporter translates to MNKKEPIWTKPFISLFSTNFTIFIIFYGLVSVLPLYATDILSRSDEDAGLLMTIFLISAIIMRPFTGKLLDIAGKRKMLWISLFFYLVCTVLYYFIEPFSILLVLRFVQGIWFSIVTTASGSLAADNIPVSRRGAGLGYFTMSTNLAVVVGPFIALTVVQYFSYDALFLTMSILLVFGALTSLFIPAENKPAVPPAKTKMTWNDLFEKKAVPVALIASLVAFSYASILSYLSIYSQEKEVLHLTSSFFAVFAAVMLLTRPFTGRIFDEKGPKYIVIPGLVSFIIGLILLAYMNSPFMFLLSGAFIGLGYGAVVPSFQTLAIQSTKNERSGYATATFFTLFDTGLAIGSYVLGIIATQLGYQILYLVSSVIIAVTLVIFILRQRKTQRPD, encoded by the coding sequence TTGAACAAGAAAGAACCAATATGGACCAAACCTTTTATAAGTTTGTTTAGCACAAACTTCACCATATTTATTATTTTCTATGGTCTAGTTTCCGTACTTCCTCTTTATGCAACAGACATCCTGTCTCGTTCAGATGAAGATGCTGGTTTACTTATGACCATCTTTTTAATTTCCGCCATCATTATGCGACCTTTTACTGGGAAGCTATTAGACATTGCTGGAAAGAGAAAAATGCTATGGATTAGTTTGTTTTTCTACTTAGTTTGTACAGTTCTATATTACTTTATCGAACCTTTTAGTATTTTATTAGTTTTACGTTTTGTACAAGGGATTTGGTTTAGTATTGTCACAACAGCAAGTGGGTCTCTTGCAGCTGATAATATCCCTGTCTCTAGACGCGGAGCTGGATTAGGCTATTTTACAATGTCTACAAATTTAGCAGTTGTAGTTGGACCTTTTATCGCTTTAACCGTTGTACAATATTTCTCGTATGACGCATTGTTTCTAACAATGAGTATTTTACTTGTCTTTGGTGCATTGACTTCGTTATTCATACCCGCGGAAAACAAACCTGCTGTTCCTCCCGCTAAAACAAAAATGACTTGGAATGACTTGTTTGAGAAAAAAGCTGTACCAGTTGCATTGATTGCAAGTCTTGTTGCATTTTCTTATGCAAGTATTTTGTCCTATTTATCGATCTACTCACAAGAAAAAGAGGTCTTGCATCTCACGAGTAGCTTTTTTGCAGTTTTTGCTGCAGTTATGCTTTTAACAAGACCATTCACGGGAAGAATTTTTGATGAAAAAGGACCAAAGTATATAGTCATTCCCGGTTTAGTTTCGTTTATTATTGGTTTAATTTTACTTGCGTATATGAATAGTCCATTTATGTTCTTACTTTCTGGGGCCTTTATCGGCTTAGGGTATGGAGCAGTTGTACCGAGCTTTCAAACACTTGCCATTCAATCTACCAAGAACGAACGAAGTGGCTATGCAACGGCAACGTTTTTTACACTATTTGATACGGGACTAGCTATCGGCTCTTATGTACTCGGCATCATCGCTACTCAGCTTGGCTATCAAATTTTGTATTTAGTATCTAGTGTAATAATAGCAGTTACACTCGTAATTTTTATATTGCGTCAAAGAAAAACACAACGTCCGGATTAA
- a CDS encoding acyl-CoA thioesterase: MNTNPMSQSRTIQTHLILPPDTNHHETIFGGKVLAYIDEIAAITSMKHAKTGVVTASIDSVDFLSPAKVGDVIELDAIVSSTGRSSMEVYVRVTSMNPLTGEEKLTTESFVTMVAVDESGRPIPVRGIHPETEEEKRLFESGPARRTHRRQRLDMKY, encoded by the coding sequence ATGAATACAAATCCGATGAGCCAATCAAGAACTATCCAAACCCATTTAATTCTTCCACCAGACACGAACCATCATGAAACAATCTTCGGAGGAAAAGTACTGGCATATATAGATGAAATTGCAGCAATTACATCGATGAAACATGCAAAGACAGGAGTAGTTACTGCTTCTATTGATTCCGTTGATTTTTTATCACCTGCAAAAGTGGGAGATGTTATTGAACTAGATGCGATTGTTTCTTCAACAGGTCGTTCTTCCATGGAAGTATATGTTCGAGTAACATCGATGAATCCCTTAACTGGCGAAGAGAAGTTAACAACCGAATCTTTTGTAACGATGGTTGCAGTAGATGAAAGTGGTAGACCGATTCCTGTACGCGGTATTCACCCCGAAACAGAAGAAGAAAAACGTCTATTTGAATCAGGTCCTGCTAGACGCACACACCGAAGACAACGCTTAGATATGAAATACTAA
- the rluF gene encoding 23S rRNA pseudouridine(2604) synthase RluF, translating into MRINKFLSEAGIISRRGADKWILEGKVTINGEVAELGSKVQAGDDVRVDGKPIVVEQPLVYLVLNKPVGITSTTERHIKGNIIDYINHPLRIFHIGRLDKDSDGLILLTNDGDIVNEILRAENSHEKEYVVTVNEKITVTFLEKMAAGVNILGTKTLPCKVKKVGPNTFNITLTQGLNRQIRRMCSALGFTVKRLQRIRIMNITIEGLAIGEWRELTATEKEELFTTLNYSPKRK; encoded by the coding sequence ATGCGTATTAATAAATTTTTAAGTGAAGCAGGAATTATTTCAAGACGTGGAGCGGACAAATGGATCCTAGAAGGAAAAGTAACGATAAATGGCGAAGTAGCAGAGTTAGGAAGTAAAGTTCAGGCTGGCGACGATGTACGGGTTGACGGAAAACCAATTGTCGTGGAACAGCCTTTAGTTTACCTTGTATTAAATAAACCCGTAGGTATTACGAGCACAACTGAACGTCATATTAAAGGTAATATTATTGACTACATTAATCATCCGCTTCGTATTTTCCATATTGGCCGTCTTGATAAAGACTCAGATGGGCTCATTTTACTAACAAATGACGGTGATATCGTAAATGAGATACTACGAGCAGAAAATAGTCATGAAAAAGAATATGTCGTGACAGTCAATGAAAAAATTACAGTTACATTCTTAGAAAAAATGGCTGCTGGTGTAAACATATTAGGGACGAAAACACTACCTTGTAAAGTGAAAAAAGTAGGTCCAAATACGTTTAACATTACGTTAACACAAGGTTTAAACCGCCAAATCAGAAGAATGTGCTCTGCACTCGGCTTTACCGTGAAAAGGCTACAACGCATACGAATCATGAACATTACAATTGAAGGTCTTGCCATTGGGGAATGGAGAGAACTAACAGCAACTGAAAAAGAAGAATTGTTTACGACACTTAACTATTCACCAAAAAGGAAATAG
- a CDS encoding transporter: MTNQFPFPQGQQGPPFGMPGMPQFPGQGQFPGQFPGQGQFPGQFPGQGQFPGQFPGQGQFPGQGQFPGQQNPEGNAPTSPPPSFVPQQSVSAFAVDPGAIRGCLFRNTFIWLRNGNSFWFFPTFVGRQSVAGFRWTGRRWTYYGTDLNRISSFQCF; the protein is encoded by the coding sequence ATGACAAATCAATTTCCGTTTCCCCAAGGCCAACAGGGACCTCCCTTTGGAATGCCAGGGATGCCGCAATTCCCAGGTCAAGGACAGTTTCCTGGACAGTTCCCGGGTCAAGGGCAGTTCCCAGGGCAATTCCCGGGTCAAGGACAGTTTCCTGGACAGTTCCCAGGTCAGGGGCAATTCCCGGGTCAAGGACAGTTTCCGGGTCAGCAAAACCCAGAAGGAAATGCTCCAACTAGCCCACCTCCATCCTTCGTCCCGCAACAGTCTGTAAGTGCTTTCGCTGTTGATCCTGGTGCCATAAGAGGCTGCTTATTCCGTAATACTTTTATCTGGCTCCGTAATGGAAACTCTTTCTGGTTCTTCCCTACGTTTGTCGGAAGACAATCTGTAGCAGGCTTTAGATGGACTGGACGTAGATGGACTTATTATGGAACAGATTTAAATAGAATTTCATCTTTTCAATGCTTCTAG
- a CDS encoding glyoxalase, which yields MFKTVTLYTNQLKQLKGFYGNVLELTILASSDNHFEVSIGTSTLIFRETTQATLYHFAVNIPGNQFTLAKHWAKERVSLNREDAVDEIYYARFEADAFYFEDPSGNVIELIARRNVDKWSDFSVDSLLNLSEVSITTSFVDEVGEQLQDIGIPVLGHVSIVPEELNFLGRKDTFILLVPPQRRWYFSKRMSETSPLKIELIHGPEIIVLKDGKVIIEKSD from the coding sequence ATGTTTAAGACAGTTACATTATATACAAATCAACTGAAACAGTTAAAAGGCTTTTACGGAAATGTGCTGGAGCTTACTATTCTTGCATCTAGTGATAACCATTTTGAGGTGTCGATTGGAACCTCCACGCTCATCTTTCGCGAAACTACTCAAGCAACCTTGTATCACTTTGCTGTTAATATTCCTGGTAATCAGTTCACTCTAGCGAAACATTGGGCAAAAGAGAGAGTTTCTCTAAATAGAGAAGATGCAGTAGACGAAATCTATTATGCTCGTTTTGAAGCGGATGCCTTTTATTTTGAAGATCCTTCTGGAAATGTGATAGAGCTAATTGCAAGAAGGAATGTAGATAAATGGAGTGATTTTAGTGTAGATTCTTTGCTTAACTTAAGTGAGGTTAGTATTACAACGTCTTTTGTAGATGAGGTGGGCGAGCAGCTGCAGGATATTGGTATTCCTGTTTTAGGTCATGTGAGCATAGTGCCAGAAGAACTAAATTTCTTAGGAAGAAAGGATACATTTATATTGTTAGTTCCTCCTCAGCGGAGATGGTATTTTTCAAAGAGAATGAGCGAAACATCTCCATTAAAAATAGAGCTAATACATGGCCCAGAGATTATAGTATTGAAAGATGGAAAAGTAATAATAGAGAAAAGCGACTAA
- a CDS encoding metalloregulator ArsR/SmtB family transcription factor: MSSSAQKYDVFQAIADPTRREVLKLLAEKELPISEITSHFSMSRTAIAKHLHVLSEAELVSGHKVGREKRYRLHPESFKELKEWLSYYEQFWNNKLSILKHVVEKDNEDDFN, translated from the coding sequence GTGTCTTCTTCTGCACAGAAATATGATGTCTTTCAGGCAATAGCAGATCCCACTCGGAGAGAAGTTCTAAAATTACTTGCGGAAAAAGAGTTACCTATTTCCGAGATTACTTCTCATTTTTCAATGAGCCGTACCGCAATAGCAAAGCATCTTCATGTTCTATCTGAAGCTGAATTAGTGTCGGGGCATAAGGTTGGTAGAGAAAAAAGATATCGCCTTCACCCAGAGTCTTTTAAAGAATTAAAAGAGTGGCTTTCCTATTACGAACAATTTTGGAATAACAAACTTTCTATTCTTAAACATGTTGTAGAGAAGGATAATGAAGATGACTTTAACTAA